In one Modestobacter sp. L9-4 genomic region, the following are encoded:
- the rsmA gene encoding 16S rRNA (adenine(1518)-N(6)/adenine(1519)-N(6))-dimethyltransferase RsmA gives MTTPPESDGLLGPAAIRELAQQLDLRPTKQLGQNFLHDANTIRRIVRTADLSPDDVVLEVGPGLGSLTLGLLGACAHVTAVEIDPRLAEQLPRTVAERAPQWTDRLTVVTADALRVTELPGPPPTALVANLPYNIAVPVLLQLLELLPSLRSALVLVQAEVADRLAAGPGTESYGVPSVKAAWYADVRRAGNVPRPVFWPVPNVDSGLVALTRRPAPPGDRAATFAAVDAAFATRRKGLRAALARWAGSPAAAEVRLRAAGIDPTTRGEQLSVTDFARLAATPPVDGDPPTTAGAVAG, from the coding sequence GTGACGACGCCCCCGGAGTCGGACGGGCTGCTGGGCCCGGCTGCGATCCGTGAGCTGGCCCAGCAGCTCGACCTGCGCCCCACGAAGCAGCTCGGGCAGAACTTCCTGCACGACGCCAACACCATCCGGCGGATCGTGCGCACCGCCGACCTCTCCCCGGACGACGTCGTCCTGGAGGTCGGCCCCGGCCTGGGGTCGCTGACCCTGGGCCTGCTCGGGGCGTGCGCGCACGTCACCGCCGTCGAGATCGACCCCCGGCTGGCCGAGCAGCTCCCGCGCACCGTCGCCGAACGGGCGCCGCAGTGGACCGACCGGCTGACCGTGGTCACCGCCGACGCCCTGCGGGTCACCGAGCTGCCCGGCCCGCCGCCGACCGCGCTCGTGGCCAACCTGCCCTACAACATCGCGGTGCCGGTGCTGCTGCAGCTGCTGGAGCTGCTGCCCTCGCTGCGCAGCGCCCTGGTGCTGGTCCAGGCCGAGGTCGCCGACCGGCTGGCCGCGGGCCCCGGGACGGAGTCCTACGGGGTGCCCAGCGTCAAGGCCGCCTGGTACGCCGACGTGCGCCGCGCGGGCAACGTCCCGCGGCCGGTGTTCTGGCCGGTGCCCAACGTCGACTCCGGCCTGGTCGCGCTCACCCGGCGGCCCGCGCCGCCCGGCGACCGGGCCGCCACCTTCGCCGCCGTCGACGCCGCCTTCGCCACCCGACGCAAGGGCCTGCGCGCGGCCCTGGCGCGCTGGGCCGGCAGCCCGGCCGCGGCCGAGGTGCGGCTGCGGGCCGCCGGCATCGACCCCACCACCCGGGGCGAGCAGCTGTCGGTCACCGACTTCGCCCGGCTCGCCGCCACCCCGCCGGTGGACGGCGACCCGCCGACCACGGCCGGCGCGGTGGCAGGCTGA
- a CDS encoding 4-(cytidine 5'-diphospho)-2-C-methyl-D-erythritol kinase — protein MSNATAGGPGRIAGNGAVVARAPAKINVHLGVGPLRPDGFHELQTVFLAVSLFDTVTVRRADGLSLESHGEGAADGAVPQDSRNLVWQAAELLALHAGVRADAHLVVDKSIPAAAGLAGGSADAAATLVALDALWGTHATRGDLAALAAQLGSDVPFSLLGGVALGTGRGEQLSPVLARRRWDWVLGIAGEGLSTPTVYGELDALRAAGELPEPGAPASTEPVLAALRSGPVGALAAALSNDLQAPAVRLRPDLRRALRAATEAGADAALVSGSGPTVAALATDEDGAERLAAELAGTGVFRSVQAVHGPVPGARLVG, from the coding sequence ATGAGCAACGCGACGGCCGGCGGTCCCGGGCGGATCGCCGGCAACGGCGCGGTGGTCGCGCGGGCGCCGGCCAAGATCAACGTCCACCTCGGCGTCGGCCCGCTGCGACCCGACGGGTTCCACGAGCTGCAGACGGTCTTCCTGGCCGTCTCGCTGTTCGACACGGTCACCGTGCGCCGCGCCGACGGCCTGTCGCTGGAGAGCCACGGTGAGGGCGCGGCCGACGGCGCCGTCCCGCAGGACTCCCGCAACCTGGTCTGGCAGGCCGCCGAGCTGCTGGCCCTGCACGCCGGCGTGCGCGCCGACGCGCACCTGGTCGTCGACAAGTCGATCCCGGCCGCCGCCGGGCTGGCCGGGGGCAGCGCCGACGCCGCCGCCACCCTGGTCGCCCTCGACGCGCTGTGGGGCACCCACGCCACCCGCGGCGACCTCGCGGCACTGGCCGCACAGCTCGGCAGCGACGTCCCGTTCAGCCTGCTCGGCGGGGTCGCGCTGGGCACCGGCCGCGGCGAGCAGCTGTCGCCGGTGCTGGCCCGGCGGCGCTGGGACTGGGTGCTCGGCATCGCGGGGGAGGGGCTGTCCACCCCCACCGTCTACGGCGAGCTCGACGCACTGCGCGCCGCCGGTGAGCTGCCCGAGCCCGGCGCGCCCGCCTCGACCGAGCCGGTGCTCGCCGCGCTGCGCAGCGGCCCGGTCGGCGCGCTCGCCGCCGCCCTGAGCAACGACCTGCAGGCGCCCGCGGTGCGGTTGCGCCCGGACCTGCGCCGGGCGCTGCGGGCGGCCACCGAGGCCGGCGCCGACGCGGCGCTGGTCAGCGGCTCCGGGCCGACCGTCGCCGCGCTGGCCACCGACGAGGACGGCGCCGAGCGGCTGGCCGCCGAGCTCGCCGGCACCGGGGTGTTCCGCAGCGTGCAGGCGGTGCACGGGCCGGTGCCCGGCGCCCGGCTGGTGGGCTGA
- the glmU gene encoding bifunctional UDP-N-acetylglucosamine diphosphorylase/glucosamine-1-phosphate N-acetyltransferase GlmU: MTEQQPTTTTGQVGALVVLAAGQGTRMRSRTPKVLHRLGGRSMLGHVLAAAAPLGAGTTVVVVGSGREAVEAHLAEIAPAAVPALQEQQLGSGHAAAVALDALPELSGTVLLVNGDAPLLRATTLAELVQAHTDAGNLLTVLTARVADPTGLGRIVRDDAGAVTAIVEERDADAAQRAITEVNAGVYVGDARAVREALRRVGAANDQGEQYLTDVLGLLVADGARVGGHTAADADDTLGCNDQRELAARRRTLNDRVLDDLMRAGVVVVDPQTTWVDVTAQVAAEAVLHPGTQLLGTTTVAGGAEVGPDTTLVDTQVGEGATVLRSQCQQAVVGPAATVGPFSFLRAGTRLARGAKVGAFVETKNVTVGEGSKVPHLSYVGDATIGAGSNIGAATVFVNYDGVAKHATTVGDHVRIGSDTMLVAPVTIGDGAYTAAGSVITDDVPPGAMGVARGRQRNVAGWVRRRRPGSPSAQAAEAAAAAPASGTPAESTGPLAARNPDDDQQGKS, translated from the coding sequence GTGACCGAGCAGCAGCCGACCACGACGACAGGGCAGGTGGGCGCGCTCGTCGTGCTCGCCGCCGGCCAGGGCACCCGGATGCGCTCGCGCACCCCCAAGGTGCTGCACCGGCTGGGTGGCCGCTCCATGCTCGGGCACGTGCTGGCCGCCGCCGCACCGCTCGGGGCGGGCACCACCGTCGTGGTCGTGGGCTCCGGCCGCGAGGCGGTCGAGGCGCACCTGGCCGAGATCGCCCCCGCCGCCGTCCCCGCGCTGCAGGAGCAGCAGCTGGGCTCCGGGCACGCCGCCGCGGTCGCCCTCGACGCGCTGCCGGAGCTGTCGGGCACCGTGCTGCTCGTCAACGGCGACGCGCCCCTGCTGCGCGCCACCACGCTGGCCGAGCTCGTGCAGGCCCACACGGACGCCGGCAACCTGCTCACCGTGCTCACCGCCCGGGTCGCCGACCCCACCGGCCTGGGCCGGATCGTGCGGGACGACGCCGGTGCCGTCACCGCCATCGTCGAGGAGCGGGACGCCGACGCCGCCCAGCGCGCGATCACCGAGGTGAACGCCGGTGTCTACGTCGGCGACGCCCGCGCCGTCCGGGAGGCGCTGCGCCGGGTCGGGGCGGCCAACGACCAGGGCGAGCAGTACCTCACCGACGTCCTCGGGCTGCTCGTCGCCGACGGCGCGCGCGTGGGCGGTCACACCGCCGCCGACGCCGACGACACCCTCGGCTGCAACGACCAGCGCGAGCTCGCCGCCCGCCGCCGCACCCTCAACGACCGGGTGCTCGACGACCTCATGCGCGCCGGCGTGGTCGTCGTCGACCCGCAGACCACCTGGGTCGACGTCACCGCCCAGGTCGCCGCCGAGGCCGTGCTGCACCCCGGCACGCAGCTGCTCGGCACCACCACCGTCGCCGGCGGCGCCGAGGTCGGCCCGGACACGACGCTCGTCGACACCCAGGTGGGCGAGGGCGCCACGGTGCTGCGCTCGCAGTGCCAGCAGGCCGTCGTCGGACCCGCGGCCACCGTCGGCCCGTTCAGCTTCCTGCGCGCCGGCACCCGGCTGGCCCGGGGCGCCAAGGTGGGCGCCTTCGTCGAGACCAAGAACGTCACCGTCGGCGAGGGGTCGAAGGTCCCGCACCTGTCCTACGTCGGCGACGCGACCATCGGGGCGGGCAGCAACATCGGCGCCGCCACCGTCTTCGTCAACTACGACGGCGTGGCCAAGCACGCCACCACCGTCGGCGACCACGTCCGGATCGGCTCGGACACCATGCTCGTGGCGCCGGTCACCATCGGCGACGGCGCCTACACCGCCGCCGGGTCCGTGATCACCGACGACGTCCCGCCCGGGGCCATGGGCGTCGCCCGGGGGCGGCAGCGCAATGTGGCAGGCTGGGTGCGACGACGGCGTCCGGGGAGCCCGTCCGCGCAGGCGGCGGAAGCCGCTGCGGCGGCCCCCGCGAGCGGCACACCAGCAGAGTCCACCGGCCCGCTCGCGGCCCGGAACCCGGACGACGACCAGCAGGGGAAGTCATGA
- a CDS encoding ribose-phosphate diphosphokinase gives MSVIRQTTNKSLMLFSGRAYPELTTEIAGHLGVTPTPTASYEFANGELFVRFEESVRGCDAFVVQSHTAPINTWLMEQLIMVDALKRASAKRITVVAPFFPYARQDKKHRGREPISARLVADMFKTAGADRLMAVDLHTAQIQGFFDGPVDHLFAMDLLVDEVKRNWGDRDLTVVSPDSGRVRVSERWSDKLGGTPLAFIHKTRDMTRPNEVVANRVVGEVEGRVCILVDDMIDTGGTISKAAETLFAAGAADVIIAATHGVLSGPAVERLEKSGVSAVIVTNTLPIEPERRFDKLTVLSIAPLLASAITQVFEDGSVTSLFDGAS, from the coding sequence ATGAGCGTCATCCGTCAGACGACCAACAAGAGCCTGATGCTCTTCTCCGGGCGGGCGTACCCCGAGCTCACCACGGAGATCGCCGGCCACCTGGGGGTCACTCCCACCCCGACCGCGTCCTACGAGTTCGCCAACGGCGAGCTGTTCGTGCGGTTCGAGGAGTCGGTGCGCGGCTGCGACGCCTTCGTCGTGCAGAGCCACACCGCGCCGATCAACACCTGGCTCATGGAGCAGCTGATCATGGTCGACGCGCTCAAGCGCGCCTCGGCCAAGCGCATCACCGTCGTCGCGCCGTTCTTCCCCTACGCCCGGCAGGACAAGAAGCACCGCGGCCGCGAGCCCATCTCCGCCCGCCTGGTCGCCGACATGTTCAAGACCGCGGGTGCCGACCGGCTCATGGCCGTCGACCTGCACACCGCCCAGATCCAGGGCTTCTTCGACGGCCCGGTCGACCACCTCTTCGCCATGGACCTGCTCGTCGACGAGGTCAAGCGCAACTGGGGCGACCGCGACCTCACCGTCGTCTCGCCCGACTCCGGCCGGGTGCGCGTCTCCGAGCGGTGGAGCGACAAGCTCGGCGGCACCCCGCTGGCCTTCATCCACAAGACCCGCGACATGACCCGGCCCAACGAGGTCGTCGCCAACCGCGTCGTCGGTGAGGTCGAGGGCCGGGTCTGCATCCTGGTCGACGACATGATCGACACCGGCGGCACCATCTCCAAGGCCGCCGAGACCCTCTTCGCCGCGGGCGCCGCCGACGTCATCATCGCCGCCACCCACGGCGTCCTCTCCGGACCCGCCGTCGAGCGGCTGGAGAAGAGCGGCGTCAGCGCCGTCATCGTCACCAACACGCTGCCCATCGAGCCCGAGCGCCGGTTCGACAAGCTCACGGTGCTGTCCATCGCGCCCCTGCTGGCCAGCGCCATCACGCAGGTCTTCGAGGACGGTTCGGTCACGAGTCTGTTCGACGGGGCTTCGTAG
- a CDS encoding 50S ribosomal protein L25/general stress protein Ctc codes for MADFRLAALSRSEFGKGSARRDRRNGRVPAVLYGHGQEVVHLTLPAREFAAALRNGGTNVLLTVTLDGTEHLALTKAIQRDPISREHKHVDLLLVRRGEKTIVDVPVVIVGEAAPDTISNHQLNTVSLEADATQLPGPIEVDITGRTAGNGITAGDLVLPAGVTLVTDPEALVIGFLGAPTAAQLEAELEEAEAEAGIERDESDADGDVVPEPSDSGSGESMDAASNSSDS; via the coding sequence GTGGCTGACTTCCGCCTCGCCGCACTGTCCCGTTCCGAGTTCGGCAAGGGCAGCGCCCGCCGTGACCGCCGCAACGGCCGCGTGCCCGCCGTCCTGTACGGCCACGGCCAGGAGGTCGTGCACCTGACCCTGCCGGCCCGCGAGTTCGCCGCGGCGCTGCGCAACGGTGGCACCAACGTGCTGCTGACCGTCACCCTCGACGGCACCGAGCACCTGGCGCTGACCAAGGCCATCCAGCGCGACCCGATCAGCCGCGAGCACAAGCACGTCGACCTGCTGCTGGTCCGCCGCGGCGAGAAGACGATCGTCGACGTCCCGGTCGTCATCGTCGGCGAGGCCGCCCCGGACACGATCAGCAACCACCAGCTGAACACCGTCTCCCTCGAGGCCGACGCGACCCAGCTGCCCGGCCCGATCGAGGTCGACATCACCGGCCGCACCGCCGGCAACGGCATCACGGCCGGCGACCTGGTGCTGCCCGCCGGCGTCACCCTGGTCACCGACCCCGAGGCCCTGGTCATCGGGTTCCTCGGTGCGCCCACCGCCGCGCAGCTGGAGGCGGAGCTGGAGGAGGCCGAGGCCGAGGCCGGCATCGAGCGCGACGAGTCCGACGCCGACGGCGACGTCGTCCCGGAGCCGTCCGACTCCGGCAGCGGCGAGTCGATGGACGCCGCCTCGAACTCCAGCGACAGCTGA
- the pth gene encoding aminoacyl-tRNA hydrolase, whose product MSESTTRGGAGTAGAPAASPAPAPAPSEGPFLVVGLGNPGPEYAGNRHNIGAMVVTELARRAGVKLSAGKGPRSRALNGEGRLAGRRVVLAVPLTYMNESGGPVRGLLDWSHLPATDLVVVHDELDIPFEAVRLKRGGGEGGHNGLRSISRSTGTKDYLRVRVGIGRPPGRQDPADFVLRDFSATERKTLDLLIGEAADATELLLEQGLEAAQNSVHPRS is encoded by the coding sequence CTGAGCGAGAGCACGACCCGCGGGGGCGCCGGCACTGCCGGCGCCCCCGCGGCGTCACCCGCCCCGGCCCCCGCACCCTCCGAGGGCCCCTTCCTCGTCGTCGGGCTCGGCAACCCCGGGCCCGAGTACGCCGGCAACCGGCACAACATCGGCGCCATGGTGGTCACCGAGCTCGCCCGGCGGGCCGGCGTGAAGCTGTCCGCCGGCAAGGGCCCCCGCTCGCGGGCGCTCAACGGCGAGGGCCGGCTGGCCGGCCGCCGCGTCGTGCTGGCCGTGCCGCTGACGTACATGAACGAGTCCGGCGGGCCCGTGCGCGGGCTGCTGGACTGGTCCCACCTGCCCGCCACCGACCTCGTCGTCGTGCACGACGAGCTCGACATCCCCTTCGAGGCCGTGCGGCTCAAGCGCGGCGGGGGAGAGGGGGGCCACAACGGCCTGCGGTCGATCTCCCGCTCGACCGGCACCAAGGACTACCTGCGCGTCCGCGTCGGGATCGGCCGCCCTCCCGGGCGGCAGGACCCCGCCGACTTCGTGCTGCGCGACTTCTCCGCGACCGAGCGCAAGACCCTCGACCTGTTGATCGGCGAGGCGGCCGACGCGACGGAACTGCTGCTCGAGCAGGGCCTCGAAGCGGCCCAGAACAGCGTCCACCCCCGTAGCTGA
- a CDS encoding sugar transferase has translation MLLEHAEPTSALAGPVAGLPGTTVPAPGTALAGDRADSARRWVGRHRRRLVAIEVGLAAAVAAVVLTTRAEDVQLAGGLLWASLSLVVAWPALLGVTGAYEGRAFGIGTDEFRRVSRAGLLLLAGLGFISYAAELDLSRALVVAAVPALALLTLVERYAARRVLHQQRVQGRGVKRVVVVGRGGAVLELVDRLQRTQHAGLQVVAACVTPDDRARVARAADLPVAGLDDVLEVAQRMQADTIAVTSASETAAQYLRTLSWQLEGTGLELLVAPGLVEVAGPRLHIRPFDGLPLLSVEQPRFTGWRRVVKGALDRSVALAALLVLSPVFAALALAVRLTSPGPVLYRQQRVGLGGRHFTMLKFRSMVDGAHTQVAGLSDGNDADGLLFKIKHDPRVTPLGRHMRRFSLDELPQLINVLRGTMSLVGPRPPLPAEVARYDSQVSRRLLVTPGLTGLWQISGRSDLPWEEAVRLDLRYVENWSLALDLQILWKTARAVVRASGAY, from the coding sequence GTGCTGCTGGAACACGCTGAGCCGACGAGTGCGCTCGCCGGTCCGGTCGCCGGACTGCCGGGAACCACCGTCCCCGCGCCCGGCACGGCCCTGGCCGGGGACCGCGCCGACAGCGCCCGCCGCTGGGTCGGCCGGCACCGCCGCCGGCTGGTCGCCATCGAGGTCGGGCTGGCCGCCGCGGTCGCCGCGGTGGTGCTGACCACCCGGGCCGAGGACGTCCAGCTGGCCGGCGGGCTGCTCTGGGCCAGCCTCTCGCTCGTGGTCGCCTGGCCGGCCCTCCTCGGCGTCACCGGCGCCTACGAGGGACGGGCGTTCGGCATCGGCACCGACGAGTTCCGCCGCGTCTCCCGCGCCGGGCTGCTGCTCCTCGCCGGCCTCGGCTTCATCAGCTACGCGGCCGAGCTCGACCTGAGTCGGGCCCTGGTCGTCGCGGCCGTCCCGGCGCTGGCCCTGCTGACCCTCGTCGAGCGGTACGCCGCCCGCCGGGTGCTGCACCAGCAGCGGGTCCAGGGCCGCGGCGTCAAGCGCGTCGTCGTCGTCGGTCGCGGTGGGGCCGTGCTGGAGCTGGTCGACCGGCTGCAGCGCACCCAGCACGCCGGCCTGCAGGTGGTCGCCGCGTGCGTCACCCCCGACGACCGTGCCCGCGTCGCCCGGGCGGCCGACCTGCCCGTCGCCGGCCTGGACGACGTCCTGGAGGTCGCCCAGCGGATGCAGGCCGACACCATCGCGGTCACCTCGGCCAGCGAGACCGCCGCCCAGTACCTGCGCACCCTGTCCTGGCAGCTGGAGGGCACCGGCCTCGAGCTGCTCGTCGCCCCCGGTCTGGTCGAGGTCGCCGGCCCCCGGCTGCACATCCGGCCCTTCGACGGCCTGCCCCTGCTGTCGGTCGAGCAGCCCCGCTTCACCGGCTGGCGCCGGGTGGTCAAGGGCGCGCTGGACCGGTCGGTCGCCCTGGCCGCGCTGCTTGTGCTCAGCCCCGTCTTCGCCGCGCTCGCGCTGGCCGTGCGGCTCACCAGCCCCGGTCCGGTGCTCTACCGCCAGCAGCGGGTCGGCCTGGGCGGCCGGCACTTCACGATGCTGAAGTTCCGCAGCATGGTCGACGGCGCCCACACCCAGGTCGCCGGTCTGTCCGACGGCAACGACGCCGACGGCCTGCTGTTCAAGATCAAGCACGACCCGCGGGTCACGCCGCTCGGCCGGCACATGCGCCGCTTCTCCCTCGACGAGCTGCCCCAGCTGATCAACGTCCTGCGCGGCACGATGTCGCTGGTCGGCCCGCGGCCGCCGCTGCCGGCCGAGGTCGCCCGCTACGACAGCCAGGTCAGCCGCCGGCTGCTGGTCACCCCAGGGCTCACCGGGCTGTGGCAGATCTCCGGCCGCAGCGACCTGCCGTGGGAGGAGGCCGTCCGGCTCGACCTGCGCTACGTGGAGAACTGGTCGCTCGCCCTGGACCTGCAGATCCTCTGGAAGACCGCCCGCGCGGTGGTCCGCGCCTCCGGCGCCTACTGA